The following proteins come from a genomic window of Gimesia chilikensis:
- a CDS encoding S1C family serine protease: MNQAKLIKPILICICLLGALLVPMHRLDASSRETIQYALPRLVKIFGAGGVKNLYGYSSGFLVSPEGHIATIWSPVLDTDQLSVVLHDGRRFEGEVLGAEPHLDLAIIKLKSERDLNLPYFNYEEKATAGAGTRILGFSNMFRVATGDEPVSVLHGVIEARTDLPRRRGAFELSYTGDVYVVDAITNNPGAAGGVIMTYDGKLLGMIGKQVRNAKTNTWVNYSLPIDVLSKSIRQIVTGKFESSEDQNEPEPTIVERYKPIDFGLVMVPDVLFRTPAFIDTVLPGSQVAKAGLKPDDLVVFVNDELIKSCKTLKSELGKLEAGDTVRLVVRRENQLVAVELQVPPEK, translated from the coding sequence GTGAATCAAGCTAAATTAATTAAACCGATCCTGATCTGTATCTGTCTGTTGGGAGCACTGTTGGTTCCCATGCACAGGTTGGATGCCTCTTCGCGCGAGACGATTCAGTATGCCCTGCCACGCCTGGTCAAAATTTTTGGGGCGGGGGGAGTTAAAAACCTATACGGCTACAGTTCCGGTTTTCTGGTTTCTCCAGAAGGTCATATTGCCACGATCTGGAGTCCGGTGCTGGATACGGACCAGTTGTCTGTCGTACTGCACGACGGAAGACGTTTTGAAGGGGAAGTTCTCGGAGCCGAACCTCACCTGGATCTGGCGATTATTAAACTCAAATCCGAACGTGACCTGAATCTGCCTTACTTCAATTATGAAGAAAAAGCGACCGCAGGTGCAGGCACACGGATCCTGGGTTTCAGTAATATGTTTCGTGTCGCCACGGGAGACGAACCGGTCTCCGTGCTGCATGGTGTCATTGAAGCCCGCACCGATCTGCCCCGACGAAGAGGTGCCTTCGAGCTTTCTTACACAGGTGACGTATACGTGGTAGACGCGATTACGAATAACCCCGGAGCGGCTGGCGGGGTGATCATGACCTATGATGGCAAACTACTGGGAATGATTGGCAAACAGGTACGTAACGCCAAGACGAATACCTGGGTGAATTATTCCCTGCCCATCGATGTGCTGAGTAAAAGCATCAGGCAGATCGTGACCGGCAAATTCGAATCCAGCGAAGACCAGAATGAACCGGAACCTACCATCGTTGAACGTTACAAACCGATTGATTTTGGTCTGGTGATGGTCCCCGATGTCTTATTTCGTACCCCCGCTTTTATCGACACTGTGCTCCCCGGTTCCCAGGTCGCGAAGGCAGGTCTTAAACCCGACGACCTGGTGGTCTTTGTAAATGATGAATTGATCAAGTCCTGTAAAACCCTCAAATCAGAGCTGGGGAAACTGGAAGCCGGTGATACCGTCAGGCTGGTCGTCCGCAGAGAAAACCAGCTGGTTGCCGTTGAACTCCAGGTCCCGCCCGAAAAATAA
- a CDS encoding PDZ domain-containing protein, producing MRRHLILSLLLFWTVCGLGNSPLPAQAPASDLESLEERAFKQAAALMNPSIVRIETVGGQDRVGKLITGTGPTSGVVVSRDGLIISSAFNFIGKPSSILVTLPDGRRFPAVVVATDHLRMLTLLKIEADNLPIPTAVPEKDLQVGMWSIALGRTFELDQPSISVGIVSALERIWGKAIQTDAKISPINYGGPLVDIQGRLMGILVPLSPGATGETAGVEWYDSGIGFAIPMSDVLKVIPRLNTGKDLHPGLLGITLSGKGDLSTEMNLDRVRYGSPAQEAGLKAGDTLIKLNDKPVGLHSEVKSVLMSLYAGDTVSLTVTREGAKEPLTFKATLTEKLVPFESGFLGILPVREAQNQTTTGVGVRYVIPDSAAEKAGVKAKDRILEFNQQKVTSAEMLAFLVNHLRPEDQASLLISRDEKPVKLDVKLQKTPDAVPAEIPTQAIPSRTAQENKTQNIKVGHYKEKLPGSDSSYWAYVPENYHPDYEYGLMVWIHPPGNTMESTIFNEWKSICEQRGIIIVGPTAEDVIRWNRNETEFVEAVVKSMQQRYDIDPTRIFLLSHADGADFAFDLAFKYRELFRGVAVTEGSLKSLPPETDPDYPLSLYFALNAHNPLNQLLQPRLDLIREMNYPTVFQLIKNDQQPGEYPEKPFLEEIGRWADSLDRI from the coding sequence ATGAGAAGACATTTAATTCTGTCACTGCTGCTGTTCTGGACCGTGTGCGGTCTAGGGAATTCTCCCCTGCCGGCCCAGGCCCCTGCCTCTGATCTGGAGAGCCTGGAGGAACGTGCCTTTAAACAGGCTGCAGCGCTGATGAACCCTTCCATCGTACGTATCGAAACGGTAGGCGGACAGGACCGGGTAGGAAAACTGATTACCGGTACCGGCCCAACATCAGGAGTCGTCGTCAGCCGGGACGGCCTGATTATCTCCAGCGCCTTCAATTTCATCGGCAAGCCGTCCTCAATCCTGGTGACATTGCCCGATGGGCGTCGCTTCCCTGCCGTCGTTGTGGCTACCGATCATCTGCGAATGCTGACCCTACTTAAAATTGAAGCGGATAATCTGCCGATTCCGACCGCTGTCCCGGAAAAAGATCTGCAGGTCGGGATGTGGTCGATCGCGCTGGGACGCACCTTTGAACTGGATCAGCCCAGTATCTCGGTTGGTATTGTCAGCGCCCTGGAACGTATCTGGGGGAAGGCGATCCAGACCGATGCCAAGATTTCTCCCATCAATTATGGTGGTCCCCTCGTTGATATCCAGGGACGGCTGATGGGCATCCTCGTTCCGCTTTCTCCCGGTGCAACAGGAGAGACTGCAGGAGTCGAATGGTATGACTCAGGGATCGGTTTTGCGATCCCCATGTCCGACGTGTTGAAAGTCATCCCCCGTCTGAATACCGGTAAGGATCTCCATCCCGGGCTGCTGGGAATCACCCTGAGTGGCAAAGGGGATCTCTCGACCGAAATGAATCTGGATCGTGTCCGTTATGGTAGCCCTGCACAGGAAGCGGGTCTCAAAGCAGGGGACACGCTTATCAAGTTGAACGACAAACCTGTGGGATTGCACTCCGAGGTGAAATCGGTCCTGATGAGCCTGTACGCAGGCGACACAGTCAGCCTGACCGTGACCCGTGAAGGAGCCAAAGAACCGTTAACCTTCAAAGCCACTCTGACAGAAAAACTGGTACCCTTCGAATCCGGCTTCCTGGGGATTCTCCCTGTCAGAGAGGCTCAGAATCAGACAACGACCGGCGTCGGGGTACGCTATGTAATTCCCGATTCCGCTGCTGAAAAAGCCGGTGTGAAGGCCAAAGATCGGATCCTGGAATTTAATCAGCAGAAAGTCACCAGTGCGGAAATGCTGGCATTTCTGGTGAACCATCTGCGTCCTGAAGACCAGGCATCCCTGCTGATTTCACGCGATGAGAAACCAGTGAAGCTGGACGTCAAACTGCAGAAGACTCCTGATGCTGTTCCCGCAGAAATCCCCACACAGGCGATCCCCTCCCGGACCGCCCAGGAAAATAAAACGCAGAATATCAAAGTAGGCCACTACAAAGAGAAGCTGCCTGGCAGTGATTCGAGTTACTGGGCCTATGTGCCGGAGAATTATCATCCTGACTACGAGTACGGTTTGATGGTCTGGATTCATCCTCCCGGAAACACAATGGAATCAACCATTTTCAATGAATGGAAGAGTATCTGTGAGCAGCGGGGGATCATCATCGTCGGGCCTACAGCGGAGGATGTGATTCGCTGGAACCGGAATGAAACAGAATTTGTAGAGGCGGTTGTGAAGTCGATGCAGCAGCGGTATGACATCGATCCCACGCGGATCTTCCTGCTGAGTCATGCTGACGGAGCTGATTTCGCTTTTGATCTCGCATTTAAATATCGAGAACTGTTTCGGGGTGTTGCGGTCACCGAAGGGTCTCTCAAAAGCCTTCCTCCGGAAACCGACCCGGATTATCCATTGAGCCTGTACTTCGCTCTGAATGCCCACAATCCTTTGAACCAGCTACTTCAACCCCGGCTGGACCTGATCCGTGAGATGAATTACCCCACGGTGTTTCAGCTCATCAAAAATGATCAGCAACCGGGCGAGTATCCTGAGAAACCATTTCTCGAAGAAATTGGTCGCTGGGCCGACAGCCTGGACCGGATTTAA
- a CDS encoding S1C family serine protease: protein MQNVFVCALLILSLLCQAPASADTSNVDPAVLAAQKQRIDVIKAVSPSVVAIFGGAGDGGGSGVLVTPDGYALTNFHVVSGAGNFMKCGLNDGKLYDAVIVSIDPTGDVALIKLLGRNDFPVAKLGNSDTVQVGDWAYAMGNPFLLATDFQPTITYGIVSGVHRYQYPAGTFLEYTDCIQVDSSINPGNSGGPLFNDQGELIGINGRGSFEKRGRVNSGAGYAISINQIKHFWDHLKSGRIVDHASLGATVATGFDAKVDVAEILEDSDAYRKGLRLGDEIVSFAGRPIRSVNQFKNILGIYPAGWTLPLVYRRDEQKTKIYVRLQPLHTAAELQEHVSSPKMLPEEKPDDEDPKQPKMPIPMPHGHPAPPAPPEQYKHLYVPKTGFTNYYFNQQQQERLLQALHAHSNFADRKGNWTLIGKLDNGADFTLTLADKGIGLESGNDVFLQSLETGMPVDEPPGTGGLLAALHHFRLLLSGQSDRFTDFYYLGSEPLDGKNEMVDVMVATQTGTISRWYFNKSDLSLRGCDFYLTENSEPCSIRFEQFRTLNGQKFPGELDVQYENRPVMKLKIDRLKLETTDASGK from the coding sequence ATGCAGAACGTTTTTGTCTGTGCGCTGTTGATCCTCAGCCTGCTCTGCCAGGCTCCCGCGTCAGCTGACACTTCGAATGTAGATCCAGCCGTACTGGCTGCCCAGAAGCAGCGAATTGATGTCATCAAAGCCGTCTCACCTTCAGTGGTTGCCATCTTCGGTGGTGCTGGTGATGGGGGTGGCTCGGGTGTCCTCGTCACTCCTGATGGCTACGCGCTGACCAATTTCCACGTCGTTTCCGGAGCGGGCAACTTCATGAAATGTGGGCTGAATGACGGCAAGCTGTATGACGCTGTCATTGTCTCCATTGACCCGACCGGGGATGTGGCTTTGATCAAACTGCTGGGCCGTAATGATTTTCCCGTCGCGAAACTGGGAAACAGCGACACAGTGCAGGTGGGTGACTGGGCCTACGCGATGGGTAACCCGTTCCTGCTGGCAACCGATTTCCAGCCGACGATCACCTACGGGATTGTCAGCGGCGTACATCGCTACCAGTACCCGGCTGGAACATTCCTGGAATACACCGACTGTATCCAGGTAGACTCATCCATCAACCCCGGAAACTCGGGCGGTCCCCTGTTCAATGACCAGGGTGAGTTGATCGGCATCAATGGTCGTGGCTCGTTTGAAAAGCGGGGACGCGTCAATTCGGGAGCAGGCTACGCGATTTCGATCAATCAGATCAAACACTTCTGGGATCATCTCAAGAGCGGCCGAATTGTCGACCATGCGTCGCTGGGAGCCACCGTGGCGACCGGCTTTGATGCCAAAGTGGATGTAGCTGAGATCCTGGAAGACTCAGACGCCTATCGCAAAGGGCTGAGGCTGGGAGATGAGATCGTCTCCTTCGCCGGTCGCCCCATTCGCAGTGTGAATCAGTTCAAGAACATCCTGGGGATTTACCCTGCAGGCTGGACATTGCCTCTGGTCTATCGTCGAGATGAGCAGAAAACGAAAATTTATGTGCGTCTGCAGCCACTGCACACGGCTGCGGAACTCCAGGAACATGTCAGTTCTCCCAAGATGCTCCCTGAGGAAAAACCGGACGACGAGGATCCCAAACAGCCGAAGATGCCGATCCCTATGCCTCATGGGCATCCCGCTCCCCCTGCACCGCCGGAACAGTACAAACATCTGTATGTTCCCAAAACCGGGTTTACTAATTATTACTTTAATCAACAGCAACAGGAGCGTCTGTTACAGGCGCTGCACGCTCACAGTAACTTCGCTGATCGCAAAGGCAACTGGACTCTGATCGGCAAACTGGATAACGGAGCAGACTTCACACTCACGCTGGCTGATAAAGGGATCGGCCTGGAATCGGGTAATGACGTCTTCCTGCAATCACTGGAAACAGGGATGCCTGTCGACGAGCCTCCAGGAACAGGCGGACTGCTGGCAGCCCTGCATCACTTCCGCCTCTTGCTCTCCGGACAGTCAGATCGTTTTACGGATTTCTATTATCTGGGCAGCGAACCTCTGGATGGGAAAAACGAGATGGTCGACGTCATGGTGGCCACACAAACCGGCACCATCTCCCGCTGGTATTTCAACAAGTCGGACCTTTCGCTGCGTGGATGTGATTTCTACCTGACGGAAAATTCAGAACCCTGTTCAATCCGCTTTGAACAGTTTCGCACGCTCAACGGACAGAAATTTCCGGGTGAGCTTGATGTCCAGTATGAAAACCGTCCTGTGATGAAATTGAAAATTGATCGGCTGAAACTGGAAACCACGGACGCCAGCGGGAAATAG